The following coding sequences are from one Paenibacillus sp. JDR-2 window:
- a CDS encoding histidine kinase, protein MNDSYRRKTPEELLKAITKLHHGRLKIYIGAVSGAGKTYHMLREGQQLRKQGIDVVTCAVSTMQRPETMEQLAELERIPSIRWEKDGSQRKDLDLAAIKARNPEVVLVDGLAHRNRPDSLLPTRLDDIRHLLECGISVITTLNVYELNGVSDLAYQLTGIEAEHTVPDDILELADEVRLIDVSPETILTRLNEGHLRNASSPHLLLRGNLGKLRELALRLMAEDVNDSLEDHRRQQGLVGPSGAAERILVAAQYHWNGSIHIRRGQQVARRLNGELLVVSFVKADKAMTKEATAFKRSIIKLTQKIGAGFEELAVPHLHRRHLSEQMARYAMDHGVTRIVLGHSKHTPLQELLHGSVVNGILRYARRIDVFFVADRTEAEGERILPAKHRTTPEPIYKRLSPAQQQQTTDRLKRGTFKVYIGAAPGVGKTYTMLREGNVLLRKGIDVVIGLLETHGRKETLEQIGDLEEIPKAAIPYKGTQLKEMDVSAILSRFPEVVLIDELAHTNVPGSHYKKRYEDVLAILDAGISVISTVNVQHLESLNDAVEQITGVKVRETVPDRMLRLADEVELIDVSPKALQERMRQGKIYPMNKVEESLGAFFQLGNLIALRELALREIADDVDERLESWERTGALRGPWRRQEVIFVAITDLAQGERLIRRGFRIAYRLKAEWHVMAVHNGKTEQAAVDRRMKELQQLTEQLGGMFVRKEMKQTRDIPAFLLTHANARKSTQLIVAQEKSSWLARLFRPSIMKKLLQGGRNMDVMVVSCLPSQEQ, encoded by the coding sequence ATGAACGACAGCTATCGCCGCAAAACACCCGAAGAGCTCCTGAAAGCCATAACGAAGCTGCACCACGGACGGCTCAAAATCTATATCGGGGCGGTCAGCGGTGCCGGCAAAACGTATCATATGCTGCGCGAAGGCCAGCAGCTGCGGAAGCAGGGCATTGATGTAGTCACCTGCGCCGTCTCCACGATGCAACGGCCGGAGACGATGGAGCAGCTTGCCGAGCTGGAACGGATTCCCAGCATTCGTTGGGAGAAGGACGGCAGCCAGCGCAAAGATCTTGATCTGGCCGCTATTAAAGCGCGCAATCCCGAGGTTGTGCTGGTGGACGGACTTGCGCACCGAAACCGGCCTGACAGTCTCCTTCCTACCCGCCTTGACGATATTCGTCATTTGCTGGAGTGCGGCATCAGCGTGATTACAACGCTTAACGTGTATGAGCTGAACGGCGTATCGGACCTGGCCTATCAACTGACCGGCATCGAGGCCGAGCATACGGTTCCCGATGATATTCTGGAGCTGGCCGATGAGGTCCGCTTAATCGACGTATCGCCGGAAACGATACTGACACGCTTGAATGAAGGGCATTTACGCAACGCAAGCTCCCCCCATTTGCTGCTTAGGGGCAATCTTGGCAAGCTGCGAGAGCTTGCGCTGCGGCTGATGGCGGAGGATGTGAACGATTCGCTTGAGGACCACCGGAGACAGCAGGGCTTAGTAGGTCCGTCAGGCGCGGCCGAGCGGATTCTGGTTGCCGCGCAATATCACTGGAATGGCTCAATCCATATCCGGCGGGGCCAGCAGGTCGCCAGGAGGCTGAACGGAGAGCTGCTTGTCGTCTCCTTCGTCAAAGCGGACAAAGCAATGACGAAGGAAGCGACTGCGTTCAAACGGTCCATAATCAAGCTTACCCAGAAGATTGGGGCAGGCTTTGAGGAGCTCGCCGTTCCCCATCTGCACCGGCGCCATCTGTCCGAACAGATGGCCAGATACGCGATGGATCACGGAGTGACCCGCATCGTGCTTGGCCATTCGAAGCATACGCCGCTGCAGGAGCTGCTTCACGGCTCGGTTGTTAACGGAATATTGCGCTATGCGCGCCGTATCGACGTCTTTTTCGTAGCGGACCGTACCGAAGCGGAAGGCGAGCGGATCCTGCCTGCCAAGCATCGGACTACTCCGGAACCCATTTATAAAAGACTTAGCCCCGCCCAGCAGCAGCAAACCACGGATCGGCTCAAACGGGGCACCTTCAAGGTCTACATCGGAGCCGCGCCAGGTGTCGGCAAAACCTACACGATGCTGAGGGAAGGAAATGTCCTCCTCCGCAAAGGCATTGATGTTGTCATTGGCCTCCTCGAGACGCATGGCCGCAAGGAGACCCTGGAGCAGATCGGCGATCTTGAGGAGATTCCTAAAGCCGCTATCCCTTATAAAGGTACGCAGCTTAAAGAAATGGATGTTTCCGCGATATTGAGCCGTTTTCCAGAGGTTGTGCTCATTGACGAGCTGGCCCATACGAATGTGCCGGGAAGTCATTATAAGAAGCGGTATGAGGATGTCCTTGCCATTCTGGATGCCGGCATTTCGGTTATTTCAACCGTAAACGTCCAGCATCTCGAGAGCTTAAACGATGCCGTTGAGCAAATTACCGGAGTAAAGGTGAGAGAAACCGTTCCGGACCGTATGCTTCGCCTGGCGGATGAGGTTGAGCTTATTGATGTATCGCCCAAAGCGCTGCAGGAGCGGATGCGGCAGGGTAAAATCTATCCGATGAACAAGGTCGAGGAATCGCTTGGCGCCTTTTTTCAGCTAGGCAATCTGATTGCCCTACGGGAGCTGGCTTTACGCGAAATCGCCGACGACGTGGATGAACGGCTGGAATCATGGGAGCGTACAGGAGCATTACGCGGTCCTTGGCGCAGGCAGGAGGTCATATTTGTAGCCATAACCGATCTTGCGCAGGGAGAGCGGCTGATCCGAAGGGGCTTCCGTATCGCCTACCGGCTGAAGGCGGAATGGCATGTCATGGCCGTGCATAACGGCAAAACGGAACAAGCGGCGGTAGACCGCCGCATGAAGGAGCTGCAGCAGTTAACGGAACAGCTTGGCGGAATGTTTGTCCGGAAAGAAATGAAGCAGACGCGTGATATCCCGGCTTTTCTGCTCACCCATGCCAACGCCCGGAAAAGCACGCAGTTGATCGTTGCCCAGGAAAAAAGCAGCTGGCTTGCGCGGCTGTTCCGGCCATCCATCATGAAGAAGCTGCTGCAGGGCGGCCGGAATATGGATGTGATGGTCGTCAGCTGCCTTCCTTCGCAAGAGCAATAA
- a CDS encoding NAD-dependent epimerase/dehydratase family protein yields MEEKPAKQKIKAIVTGATGMVGEGVLMECLKHPDVEQVLVITRRPSGVAHPKLKEIIHKDFHDLTPIQHELKGYNACYFCLGVSSIGMSEADYTRVTYDLTMHVARLLSSLNPDMVFCYVTGGGTDSTEQGKSMWARVKGRTENHLLQLPFRRAFMFRPGYMHPSKGQVRVPKWAKALTWLYPILRPLFPNHLITLRQVGLAMIQTSYTDYDRPILDPKDIIALAKEGS; encoded by the coding sequence ATGGAAGAGAAGCCGGCGAAACAAAAAATTAAAGCGATTGTGACCGGAGCGACGGGCATGGTAGGAGAAGGCGTCCTGATGGAATGCCTGAAACATCCCGATGTTGAGCAAGTACTCGTTATTACGCGCCGGCCTAGCGGCGTTGCGCACCCGAAGCTGAAGGAAATCATACATAAGGATTTTCACGATCTGACCCCTATTCAGCATGAGTTAAAAGGCTACAACGCCTGCTACTTCTGCCTTGGCGTATCCTCCATCGGCATGTCGGAGGCCGACTATACCCGTGTCACCTACGATCTTACGATGCATGTCGCCCGTCTGCTCTCCAGCCTGAACCCGGATATGGTGTTCTGTTATGTAACGGGCGGCGGCACAGACAGCACGGAGCAGGGCAAAAGCATGTGGGCGAGAGTAAAGGGAAGAACCGAGAATCACCTGCTGCAGCTGCCGTTCCGACGGGCCTTTATGTTCCGTCCGGGCTACATGCACCCGAGCAAAGGACAGGTAAGGGTTCCGAAGTGGGCCAAAGCGTTAACCTGGCTGTATCCGATCCTAAGGCCGCTCTTCCCGAACCATCTCATTACGCTGCGTCAGGTAGGCCTCGCCATGATTCAGACTTCGTATACCGATTATGACCGTCCTATTCTCGATCCGAAAGATATTATTGCTCTTGCGAAGGAAGGCAGCTGA
- the kdpB gene encoding potassium-transporting ATPase subunit KdpB, with protein MLTSAIISRAVKDSFLKLNPLTMMRNPVMFVVEVGTLVVLLMTVFPGYFGTEGRTGFNLTVFLILLFTVLFANFAEALAEGRGKAQADSLKKSKKDITANKVTGQTIKQVSSTELRKGDIVVVSEGEMIPGDGEIIEGLASVDESAITGESAPVIKEAGGDFSSVTGGTRVVSDRIKVRIISDPGESFIDRMISLVEGAKRQKTPNELALNTLLTSLTLIFLIVVVTLAPIAKYVGVELDIPVLIALLVCLIPTTIGGLLSAIGIAGMDRVTQFNVLAMSGKAVEAAGDINTMILDKTGTITYGNRMASDFLPVKGVNVQELGEWAALSSSKDETPEGRSVLELMKTKQLSYQSPLAENAQIIAFTAETRMSGLDLPDGRKVRKGAVDAVKKWVASQGGTVPSDLDATGEGVAVLGGTPLAVAVDSRIYGIIYLKDTVKPGMQERFEQLRRMGIKTIMCTGDNPLTAATIAREAGVDDFVAESRPEDKIALIRREQAEGSLVAMTGDGTNDAPALAQADVGLAMNSGTVAAKEAANMIDLDSDPSKIIEVVAIGKQLLMTRGALTTFSIANDIAKYFAIIPAMFMIAIPQMDALNIMKLGSPSSAILSALIFNAIIIPLLIPLAMRGVQYKPMSASKLLSKNLLIYGFGGVLAPFIGIKLIDLLVHVWI; from the coding sequence ATGCTGACCTCGGCGATTATAAGTCGCGCGGTGAAGGACAGCTTTCTGAAATTAAATCCGCTGACCATGATGAGAAATCCCGTCATGTTTGTCGTAGAGGTCGGCACGCTTGTCGTCCTGCTGATGACGGTCTTCCCCGGCTACTTCGGAACGGAGGGCCGGACCGGATTCAATCTGACGGTCTTTCTGATCCTGCTGTTCACCGTCCTGTTCGCCAACTTCGCGGAAGCGCTGGCCGAAGGACGGGGCAAAGCCCAGGCGGATTCGCTCAAGAAGAGCAAAAAGGATATTACGGCAAACAAAGTAACCGGCCAGACAATAAAACAAGTGTCGTCAACCGAGCTCCGCAAAGGCGATATCGTCGTCGTCTCCGAAGGAGAAATGATTCCCGGCGACGGCGAGATCATCGAAGGCCTTGCCTCTGTCGACGAGTCGGCAATCACCGGCGAATCTGCACCGGTGATCAAGGAAGCCGGAGGCGACTTCAGCTCGGTAACGGGCGGTACCCGCGTTGTCAGTGACCGGATCAAGGTCCGGATTATAAGCGATCCCGGCGAATCGTTTATCGATCGTATGATCTCCCTTGTTGAAGGGGCGAAACGCCAAAAGACGCCTAACGAGCTGGCGCTGAACACGCTGCTTACCAGCCTGACGCTGATCTTCCTGATTGTTGTGGTTACCCTTGCTCCAATCGCCAAATACGTTGGCGTAGAGCTTGATATCCCGGTGCTTATCGCCCTGCTGGTCTGTCTCATTCCGACCACCATCGGCGGTCTGCTGTCAGCCATCGGAATCGCCGGCATGGACCGCGTCACGCAGTTCAACGTGCTGGCCATGTCCGGTAAAGCGGTAGAAGCAGCCGGCGACATAAATACGATGATTCTGGATAAGACCGGTACAATCACGTACGGCAACCGGATGGCCAGCGACTTCCTGCCTGTCAAAGGCGTAAACGTTCAAGAGCTTGGCGAGTGGGCGGCGCTCAGTTCGTCCAAAGACGAGACGCCCGAGGGCCGTTCCGTCCTGGAGCTGATGAAGACCAAACAGCTGAGTTATCAATCCCCGCTTGCCGAGAACGCGCAGATTATTGCGTTTACGGCCGAGACGCGGATGAGCGGCCTGGATCTTCCGGACGGACGGAAAGTCCGCAAAGGCGCCGTTGACGCCGTGAAGAAATGGGTAGCTTCCCAAGGAGGCACCGTCCCGTCCGATCTCGACGCTACCGGCGAAGGAGTTGCCGTGCTTGGCGGTACGCCGCTCGCCGTGGCGGTTGATAGCCGCATCTACGGGATTATTTATTTAAAGGATACCGTGAAGCCGGGCATGCAGGAGAGATTCGAGCAGCTTCGCCGCATGGGGATCAAGACGATTATGTGTACCGGCGACAATCCGCTGACAGCCGCAACGATTGCCCGCGAAGCCGGGGTTGACGATTTCGTAGCGGAGAGTAGGCCCGAGGATAAAATCGCGCTGATCCGCCGCGAGCAGGCGGAAGGCAGCCTTGTTGCGATGACGGGCGACGGGACGAACGACGCTCCAGCGCTTGCCCAAGCTGACGTTGGTCTTGCCATGAACAGCGGTACGGTTGCCGCGAAGGAAGCGGCCAATATGATCGACCTGGATTCGGACCCGTCAAAAATTATCGAGGTGGTTGCGATAGGCAAGCAGCTCCTAATGACGCGCGGCGCGCTTACGACCTTTAGTATCGCGAACGATATCGCCAAATATTTCGCCATTATTCCGGCCATGTTTATGATCGCTATCCCTCAGATGGACGCCCTGAACATTATGAAGCTGGGCTCGCCTTCTTCGGCCATTCTGTCCGCGCTTATCTTTAACGCGATCATCATTCCGCTGCTCATTCCGCTTGCTATGCGCGGGGTGCAGTACAAACCGATGAGCGCGTCGAAGCTGTTAAGCAAAAACCTGCTGATCTACGGATTTGGCGGCGTCCTGGCCCCGTTTATCGGCATTAAGCTGATCGACCTGCTTGTTCATGTATGGATATAG
- the kdpC gene encoding potassium-transporting ATPase subunit KdpC has translation MTNSTSSSGSNGSLFMIALRASIAFILLCGIIYPLVSTGLAQLLFPHQANGSMIKDSNGRIIGSSLIGQSFTDPAYFQGRVSSIDYKSEASGSNNYAPSNPDMLQRTKDSIAAWQAANPDVPVSQLPLALITNSGSGLDPDITPASAEVQIPRISKLTGLSPDTLKELVKKHTDGRDLGVFGDPRVNVLELNIELSKLRK, from the coding sequence ATGACGAACTCCACATCTTCATCGGGATCTAACGGCTCTCTCTTTATGATTGCCCTAAGAGCCAGTATCGCGTTTATTCTGCTATGCGGCATTATTTACCCGCTAGTGTCAACGGGTCTTGCCCAGCTGCTCTTCCCTCATCAGGCGAACGGCAGCATGATCAAGGATTCGAACGGCCGGATTATCGGCTCCTCCTTGATCGGGCAAAGCTTCACCGACCCCGCTTATTTCCAAGGACGGGTATCCAGCATCGACTATAAATCGGAAGCATCCGGCTCTAACAACTACGCGCCTTCGAATCCCGACATGCTTCAGCGGACCAAAGACTCGATTGCCGCATGGCAGGCTGCCAATCCCGATGTGCCGGTCAGCCAGCTTCCGCTTGCGCTGATTACCAATTCCGGCTCGGGTCTTGATCCGGATATTACGCCGGCATCGGCCGAAGTCCAAATCCCACGCATCAGCAAGCTGACCGGTCTATCGCCGGATACACTGAAAGAGCTGGTGAAAAAACATACCGACGGACGGGATCTTGGCGTCTTTGGCGACCCCCGCGTAAATGTGCTGGAGCTGAACATCGAATTAAGCAAGCTCCGCAAATAA
- the kdpF gene encoding K(+)-transporting ATPase subunit F: MIVTLVLALFLFLYLVYALINPEKF; the protein is encoded by the coding sequence ATGATCGTCACGTTGGTGCTTGCCTTGTTTCTCTTTCTTTATTTAGTTTACGCCTTGATAAATCCGGAGAAGTTCTAA
- the rlmN gene encoding 23S rRNA (adenine(2503)-C(2))-methyltransferase RlmN, with the protein MSTASIYGFTLDQLTAWLGERGHKKFRATQVWEYLYRKRVTSFADMTDVHPDCVKLLEENYAIQTLVEHTKQVSKDGTVKLLLKLDDGNLIETVMMRHKFGLSVCVTTQVGCNIGCSFCASGLLKKSRDLTSGEIVEQIMKIQLHLDESGQGEKVSHIVVMGIGEPFDNFIHLNDFLTTVKDHKGLAIGPRHITVSTSGLADKIREFADKDQGVNLAVSLHAPNNELRTRIMKINRAIPIEKLMDAIDYYLERTNRRITLEYILLKDVNDQPEHALELAELVGDRRRSLVNVNLIPYNPVDEHSQYQRSENDSIKGFYDTLKKQDVSVSVRLEHGADIDAACGQLRSKQMNKEKAG; encoded by the coding sequence ATGAGTACAGCATCCATATATGGATTTACATTAGATCAATTAACGGCATGGCTGGGCGAGCGCGGGCATAAAAAGTTCCGGGCGACTCAGGTGTGGGAATACTTGTACCGGAAGCGGGTTACGAGCTTTGCGGATATGACGGATGTTCATCCGGACTGCGTGAAGCTGCTGGAGGAGAACTATGCGATCCAGACGCTGGTCGAGCATACGAAGCAAGTGTCGAAGGACGGCACCGTCAAGCTGCTGCTCAAGCTGGATGACGGCAACCTGATCGAGACGGTGATGATGCGCCATAAGTTCGGCTTGTCGGTCTGCGTAACCACGCAGGTCGGCTGCAACATCGGCTGCAGCTTCTGCGCGAGCGGCCTGCTCAAGAAGAGCAGGGATCTGACAAGCGGCGAGATTGTCGAGCAGATTATGAAGATTCAGCTTCATCTCGACGAATCCGGCCAAGGCGAGAAGGTTAGCCATATCGTTGTCATGGGTATCGGCGAGCCGTTCGATAACTTTATTCACCTGAACGACTTCCTTACAACGGTGAAGGATCATAAAGGTCTGGCTATCGGACCACGCCATATTACGGTATCGACAAGCGGCCTCGCGGACAAAATCAGAGAGTTTGCCGACAAGGATCAAGGGGTTAATCTCGCCGTATCTCTGCATGCGCCTAATAATGAGCTGCGGACGCGGATTATGAAGATCAACCGCGCGATTCCAATCGAGAAGCTGATGGATGCGATCGATTACTATCTGGAACGGACGAACCGCCGTATTACGCTGGAGTATATTTTGCTCAAGGACGTCAACGACCAGCCGGAGCATGCGCTTGAGCTTGCCGAGCTGGTGGGCGACCGCCGCCGCTCCCTCGTGAACGTGAACCTGATTCCTTACAACCCGGTTGACGAGCATAGCCAATACCAGCGCAGCGAGAACGACTCCATCAAGGGCTTCTACGATACGCTGAAAAAGCAAGACGTCAGCGTCAGCGTCCGCCTCGAGCATGGCGCCGACATCGACGCGGCTTGCGGCCAGCTGCGCAGCAAGCAGATGAACAAGGAAAAAGCCGGCTAA
- a CDS encoding lysoplasmalogenase, translated as MLPALILLTGLLYIFIIPAEPHAVKLIFKAIPMLLIIAYAYMQSAQNGKRFQWILLTGLVFSVVGDVTLGNFVVGLSAFLIGHLFYLSGFFGQWRYSFWRLVTIVPIGAYAVYMGYELLDALTKSGDDALKIPVLVYLTAISLMGWSAIMSGNAWAVAGALLFMASDSILAWNKFISDIAGSDVLIMTTYYAAQFCIATCIGYRGRSAPKQKAMIL; from the coding sequence ATGCTGCCTGCCCTTATTCTGCTCACAGGCTTGCTTTACATTTTTATCATTCCTGCTGAACCGCATGCCGTCAAGCTAATTTTCAAAGCGATTCCGATGCTGTTGATTATCGCTTATGCTTACATGCAGTCCGCGCAAAATGGTAAGCGGTTTCAATGGATCCTGCTAACCGGTCTTGTTTTCAGCGTTGTTGGCGATGTCACCCTGGGTAACTTTGTCGTAGGGCTCTCCGCCTTTTTAATCGGCCATTTGTTTTATTTAAGCGGATTTTTCGGGCAGTGGAGGTATTCCTTCTGGCGGCTCGTTACCATCGTTCCAATCGGTGCGTACGCCGTTTATATGGGCTACGAGCTGCTCGATGCGCTTACGAAATCGGGAGACGATGCTCTGAAAATCCCCGTTCTTGTCTATTTAACGGCCATTTCGCTGATGGGCTGGTCGGCCATCATGTCCGGCAACGCATGGGCGGTTGCGGGCGCCCTGCTCTTTATGGCTTCCGACTCTATTCTCGCCTGGAATAAGTTTATTTCGGATATTGCGGGGTCAGACGTGCTTATTATGACGACTTATTATGCCGCGCAATTCTGCATAGCAACCTGCATCGGCTACCGGGGCCGCAGCGCTCCCAAGCAAAAAGCCATGATCCTCTGA
- the kdpA gene encoding potassium-transporting ATPase subunit KdpA — protein MDILQLIIVVGVLILLVKPLGTYVYHVYSDQPNRTDRLFGGIERFIYKVIGLKSREGMTWKKYALSFLLTNIVLVALSYLILRLQGSLSGNPNGIGAMEETLSFNTVISFITNTNLQHYSGETGLSYFSQMAVIMMMMFTSAATGFSVAIAFIRGLTSRGSTIGNFFSDFVKSHTRIFLPLATLITLVLVALHVPQTLQPNVTATTLEGAAQSIAIGPVASLESIKHLGTNGGGFFGVNSAHPFENPNPLTNVIEILSMWALPASLPYVYGRFAGNRKQGWVVFGAMMSLFLVFLATVYTAELHGNPVMNNLGVDASQGSMEGKEVRFGIAQSSLFTAVTTAATTGSVNNMHDTLTPIGGLVPLAEMMLNVVFGGKGVGLVNMLMYAILAVFIAGLMVGRTPEFLGRKIEPKEMKLIAIAILVHPFIILAPTAIAFLTDLGQGAITNPGFHGISQVLYEYTSSAANNGSGFEGLADNTPFWNITTGLVMLLGRYVSMIAMLAVAGSLVRKKPVPETIGTFRTDNVLFGGILVGTVVIVGALTFLPAVVLGPIAEHLTIR, from the coding sequence ATGGATATTTTACAGCTCATCATCGTGGTTGGCGTGCTTATTCTGCTCGTCAAACCGCTCGGAACGTATGTATATCACGTGTACTCGGATCAACCGAACCGGACCGACCGCCTATTTGGCGGCATCGAACGGTTCATTTATAAAGTGATAGGACTGAAATCGCGCGAGGGCATGACCTGGAAAAAGTACGCGCTAAGCTTTCTGCTTACGAATATCGTGCTTGTCGCGCTCAGTTATCTAATTCTGCGTCTGCAAGGCAGCCTTTCGGGCAACCCCAACGGCATTGGCGCTATGGAAGAGACGCTGTCGTTCAATACCGTTATCAGCTTTATTACGAATACGAACCTGCAGCACTACAGCGGCGAGACCGGGCTGTCCTATTTTTCGCAGATGGCCGTCATCATGATGATGATGTTCACCTCGGCGGCTACCGGCTTCTCGGTTGCGATTGCTTTTATTCGCGGCTTAACGAGCAGGGGCAGCACAATCGGCAACTTCTTCAGCGATTTCGTGAAATCCCATACGCGGATTTTCCTGCCGCTCGCAACGCTTATTACGCTGGTTCTTGTGGCTCTTCACGTACCGCAGACGCTGCAGCCTAACGTAACGGCAACAACGCTGGAAGGGGCAGCGCAAAGCATCGCCATCGGCCCGGTTGCGTCGCTTGAATCGATTAAACATTTAGGAACCAACGGCGGCGGTTTCTTTGGCGTCAACTCGGCGCATCCGTTCGAGAATCCAAACCCGCTCACGAATGTGATCGAGATTCTGTCCATGTGGGCGCTGCCTGCCAGTCTTCCTTATGTATACGGCCGCTTTGCCGGTAACCGCAAGCAAGGCTGGGTTGTGTTTGGCGCCATGATGTCGCTGTTCCTGGTTTTCCTTGCGACGGTCTACACAGCTGAGCTGCATGGCAATCCGGTAATGAACAACCTTGGCGTAGACGCCTCGCAAGGCAGCATGGAGGGCAAGGAAGTCCGGTTTGGCATTGCCCAATCCTCCCTCTTTACGGCGGTGACTACGGCGGCTACTACCGGCTCAGTCAACAATATGCATGACACGCTGACCCCGATCGGCGGTCTTGTCCCGCTGGCGGAAATGATGCTGAACGTCGTGTTTGGCGGCAAAGGCGTTGGCCTCGTCAATATGCTGATGTATGCCATTCTTGCCGTCTTTATCGCCGGATTAATGGTCGGTCGGACACCGGAGTTTCTCGGACGGAAAATCGAGCCGAAGGAAATGAAGCTGATTGCGATCGCGATTCTCGTCCATCCGTTTATCATTCTGGCGCCAACCGCTATTGCTTTCTTGACGGATCTGGGCCAGGGAGCCATCACGAATCCCGGCTTCCACGGCATCTCGCAGGTGCTCTATGAATACACCTCGTCAGCGGCGAATAACGGCTCCGGTTTTGAAGGTCTTGCCGACAATACGCCGTTCTGGAACATTACAACCGGACTCGTCATGCTGCTTGGACGGTATGTTTCGATGATTGCCATGCTGGCTGTAGCCGGATCCCTGGTCCGTAAAAAGCCCGTACCGGAGACGATCGGCACATTCCGGACGGACAACGTGCTGTTTGGCGGAATTCTTGTAGGAACCGTAGTTATTGTTGGCGCGCTTACGTTCCTGCCTGCCGTCGTGCTTGGACCTATTGCAGAGCATTTAACGATTCGCTAA
- a CDS encoding aldehyde dehydrogenase, whose amino-acid sequence MNGYGSQLLEKQRHYYGTGATRSLEFRQAQLAKLRQAITEREDAIMQALRLDLNRSEQESYMLEIGLVLKEISFAQKRLKRWMKPAKVKTALTHMGSKGYIMPEPLGTALIIAPWNYPFQLAMAPLVGAIAAGNTAVLKPSELSPAVSEVMSSLVQDTFDPSYIAVMEGGVEVSQELLDLPFDKIFFTGSVNVGKLVMAAAAKHLTPVTLELGGKSPAIVHHDANLKLAARRLAFGKFINAGQTCIAPDYVLVHHSVLEEFLQQLRKSVTKFYGQNPLEHKDYGKIISERHFRRLAGFLREGEAVMGGGADEMALRIEPTVLTRVDWNMPVMQEEIFGPILPVLVYDELQEAIDQINARPKPLALYLFSENAAIQKRVTEAVPFGGGCINDTLMHLATPYLPFGGVGESGIGAYHGEYSFKTFSHMKSVLKQITRFDFAFRYPSAKGGLSIIRRLMK is encoded by the coding sequence ATGAACGGATACGGATCTCAATTGCTGGAGAAGCAGCGGCATTATTACGGGACCGGGGCAACCCGGAGTCTCGAATTCAGGCAGGCTCAGCTGGCCAAGCTGCGCCAGGCCATTACGGAACGCGAGGATGCTATTATGCAGGCGCTTCGGCTCGACCTGAACCGGAGCGAGCAGGAGTCCTATATGCTCGAGATTGGACTTGTCCTGAAGGAAATCTCTTTTGCGCAAAAGCGGTTGAAGCGGTGGATGAAGCCCGCCAAGGTCAAAACGGCGCTTACCCATATGGGCAGTAAAGGGTACATCATGCCGGAACCGCTTGGCACCGCGCTTATTATCGCTCCGTGGAACTATCCGTTCCAGCTCGCAATGGCGCCGCTTGTCGGAGCTATAGCGGCGGGCAATACCGCAGTCCTTAAGCCGTCGGAACTATCGCCGGCGGTGTCGGAGGTCATGTCTTCGCTTGTTCAGGATACGTTTGATCCCTCTTACATAGCCGTTATGGAAGGCGGAGTTGAGGTAAGCCAAGAGCTGCTGGACCTGCCGTTCGATAAGATTTTCTTCACGGGCAGCGTTAATGTCGGCAAGTTGGTTATGGCGGCGGCAGCCAAGCATTTGACGCCGGTTACGCTGGAGCTTGGGGGTAAAAGCCCGGCTATCGTGCACCATGATGCCAATCTCAAGCTGGCTGCAAGACGTCTTGCCTTCGGCAAATTTATCAACGCCGGGCAGACCTGCATCGCGCCCGATTACGTACTCGTGCATCACAGCGTTCTGGAGGAGTTCCTGCAGCAGCTCCGCAAGTCGGTAACGAAGTTCTATGGCCAGAATCCGCTTGAGCATAAGGATTACGGCAAAATCATTTCGGAGCGGCACTTCCGGCGGCTTGCAGGCTTTCTTCGCGAAGGGGAGGCTGTCATGGGCGGAGGGGCTGACGAAATGGCGCTCCGGATCGAGCCTACCGTATTAACCCGCGTGGACTGGAATATGCCGGTCATGCAGGAGGAGATTTTTGGCCCGATTCTGCCGGTATTGGTCTACGATGAGCTTCAGGAAGCAATCGATCAGATCAATGCGCGTCCAAAGCCGCTTGCTCTCTATCTGTTCAGCGAGAATGCGGCTATTCAGAAGCGGGTGACCGAAGCCGTACCGTTCGGCGGCGGATGCATCAACGATACGCTTATGCATCTGGCGACGCCGTATTTGCCGTTTGGGGGAGTAGGCGAGAGCGGGATCGGGGCTTATCATGGCGAGTACAGCTTCAAGACCTTCTCCCATATGAAAAGCGTTCTGAAGCAAATAACGAGGTTCGATTTCGCTTTCCGTTATCCGTCGGCCAAGGGTGGACTTTCGATCATCCGGAGGCTGATGAAATAA